One window of the Pieris brassicae chromosome 4, ilPieBrab1.1, whole genome shotgun sequence genome contains the following:
- the LOC123707950 gene encoding uncharacterized protein LOC123707950 translates to MEVDEDKWVTKAIENVEKYLNRGGALQGDIPQFLGGSELLNTIGMAMGLPICNPTDWSQYELKQALSGQLVFFKGKSLEAINAVAETIRSCCNGDDKNYITVLPIELYFQGKLYELPIFRAHRYRDSKKYYVDNTGRYYDSVSDWYDNNKLPPCRMGYPADLTLKLRPGYTYPHIYLADTPPKRVGPKTARVVDTVSAVAGISSGVGLLFASGGLAAPFVVAGVASAVWGSARASNTLYDRASHGESVNPFTNSESRMLWLGIAANIASFGAMGATMRLTSLAARGRDVSNALRIFTNIANGTTLTLSTLAIINNSLYLIQHYDELSSIDVLMHLASVAFWTKGVFTYKTAGTLIREAEIQAFNNINKELSPEVQRELNEVRGRIQNDASLLRQFIAASQSQVSIQEYSQVLIDGMHYYDTVNNMSPEQIEAFASLRNVLSDDMHLIRGLQRVSDTTNLNRQGTVELVLDMWQRYADTNFGSTGDVTLRGGNLVLGSAPPIQINQMPDLSVSMIRFFGEHLSRIDGTTTNNWSVPDLLILQSRGLFTTCQATGVCRTGHATISLNGKLEISVKKLMSLKPTTCEQLFGMISRLTDNQCSTASLLPADLVKLCVRELRLRFEVHRRESVEWATRCVSSEVSLRNIVQGDLMPHERDRLYTFRADVDMVKADLYMSDLIKFVAEKNPRNVSELVAYSEFVMTYIEEVSGNILEDLNEGRRQLPNQKKKKVWIREQAAREVFENTSAMTEKLNDLLNTVSNNDMVGVQTVGSGLSDTELVAAIRSNRIRFGGRISAAYHIYKHSTDPVSAYVDQANSTIRLSSDQYTVTIGQEGNTRLISFTDDNGSCIVLESNGRVLLCSFRATGRQ, encoded by the exons atggaggTCGATGAAGATAAATGGGTTACAAAGGCTATAGaaaatgttgaaaaatatCTTAACAGAGGCGGGGCACTCCAAGGCGATATTCCACAGTTTCTAGGAGGGTCAGAGTTACTTAACACAATAGGTATGGCTATGGGTTTGCCTATTTGCAATCCAACAGATTGGTCTCAGTATGAATTAAAGCAAGCACTTAGCGGGCAACTAGTTTTCTTCAAAGGAAAATCCTTAGAAGCTATAAACGCCGTTGCTGAAACAATTCGCAGTTGTTGTAACGGAgatgataaaaattatattaccgTATTACCAATTGAGCTGTATTTTCAAGGAAAATTATATGAACTACCCATATTCAGAGCTCATAGATATCGTGATTCGAAAAAATACTATGTTGACAATACTGGGAGGTACTACGACAGCGTCAGTGATTGGtacgataataataaattacctcCTTGTAGAATGGGGTATCCAGCTGATCTTACATTGAAACTCCGACCTGGATACACATATCCTCATATCTACTTAGCGGACACTCCGCCAAAAAGAGTAGGACCTAAGACAGCGAGGGTTGTTGATACTGTCAGTGCAGTTGCCGGAATTTCTTCCGGCGTGGGTCTGTTATTTGCTTCAGGTGGTTTAGCGGCTCCTTTTGTAGTAGCTGGAGTAGCAAGCGCAGTTTGGGGTTCCGCTCGAGCATCCAATACACTATATGATAGAGCCAGCCATGGAGAATCTGTTAACCCTTTCACTAACTCAGAATCAAGAATGTTATGGTTAGGTATTGCCGCCAATATAGCTAGTTTTGGTGCGATGGGCGCTACGATGAGACTAACATCATTAGCGGCGCGCGGCAGAGATGTATCAAATGCTTTGAGAATCTTCACAAATATTGCTAATGGGACAACCCTAACACTAAGCACGTtagcaattataaataatagccTTTATTTAATACAGCATTATGATGAGTTGTCATCCATCGATGTCCTTATGCATTTAGCTTCTGTCGCTTTTTGGACAAAAGGTGTGTTTACATACAAAACAGCAGGTACCTTAATCAGAGAAGCAGAAATACAGGcctttaacaatattaacaaGGAACTTAGTCCTGAAGTGCAACGTGAATTAAATGAAGTGAGAGGCAGAATTCAGAACGATGCGAGTCTTCTTCGTCAATTTATTGCAGCGTCTCAATCTCAAGTATCAATTCAAGAATACTCCCAAGTTTTAATTGATGGTATGCACTATTACGATACTGTAAATAATATGAGCCCAGAACAAATAGAAGCTTTCGCCAGTTTGCGAAATGTTTTAAGTGATGACATGCACCTCATTAGAGGTCTTCAAAGAGTATCTGatacaacaaatttaaatagacaGGGCACAGTCGAACTCGTTTTGGATATGTGGCAACGATATGCAGATACTAATTTTGGCAGCACAGGTGACGTTACTCTGAGGGGAGGTAATCTTGTCTTGGGAAGTGCTCCACCAATTCAAATTAATCAAATGCCAGATTTGTCAGTTTCTATGATCCGCTTTTTCGGCGAGCATTTAAGCAGAATTGATGGCACAACTACCAACAATTGGTCTGTTCCTGATTTGTTAATACTTCAGAGCCGAGGCTTATTTACTACTTGTCAAGCCACAGGTGTCTGCAGAACTGGGCATGCGACTATATCTTTAAATGGTAAATTGGAAATAAGTGTTAAAAAATTGATGAGTTTGAAACCAACTACTTGTGAGCAATTGTTTGGTATGATTTCTCGATTAACGGATAATCAGTGCAGCACTGCTAGTCTTCTGCCTGCAGATTTGGTCAAGTTATGCGTTCGCGAACTCAGGTTACGGTTTGAGGTTCACAGAAGAGAAAGTGTCGAATGGGCCACCAGATGCGTAAGCAGTGAAGTTAGTTTACGTAATATTGTGCAGGGCGATTTGATGCCACACGAAAGGGATCGACTTTACACATTTAGAGCGGATGTTGACATGGTGAAAGCTGATCTATACATGAGCGACTTAATAAAGTTTGTCGCTGAAAAGAATCCAAGAAATGTAAGTGAATTAGTTGCTTACAGCGAATTTGTGATGACGTACATCGAAGAAGTATCGGGAAATATCCTTGAAGACCTTAACGAAGGTAGAAGACAGCTTCCgaatcaaaagaaaaaaaaagtttggatAC gaGAACAAGCCGCCCGTGAGGTGTTTGAAAACACAAGCGCCATGACGGAAAAGTTAAATGATTTACTAAACACAGTGTCTAATAACGACATGGTGGGTGTTCAGACAGTAGGGAGTGGCCTATCTGATACTGAATTGGTTGCAGCAATCCGTTCAAATAGAATAAGGTTTGGTGGACGTATATCTGCTGCATATCACATCTATAAACATAGTACGGATCCAGTGTCAGCATATGTGGACCAGGCCAATAGCACCATTCGTTTATCCTCCGATCAGTATACAGTGACTATTGGACAAGAAGGCAACACCAGGCTTATTTCGTTTACAGATGATAACGGCAGCTGTATTGTTCTCGAAAGCAATGGTCGCGTTTTACTCTGTAGCTTTAGAGCTACTGGCAGACAATAA